One Roseimaritima multifibrata DNA window includes the following coding sequences:
- a CDS encoding ABC transporter ATP-binding protein — MPNAPILQARGLVKSYRKNRLEVPVLRGVDLDIPAGAITAMVGRSGSGKSTLMHLLATLDQPDSGEVFFQGERIDNASRRRRDAFRNRDIGIIFQFYHLLPELSALENVLASTMIGQSVWSYMSNRRKTRARAEELLERVGLTHRRTHKPCEMSGGEMQRAAIARALMSEPSVLLADEPTGNLDSETGLEILSLLKGLNREEGLTIVMVTHDDSIANDADFAVRMENGSVAPKALAEVA, encoded by the coding sequence ATGCCGAATGCTCCCATTCTTCAAGCACGTGGTTTGGTCAAAAGTTACCGAAAAAATCGGCTGGAAGTCCCCGTCCTGCGGGGCGTCGATTTGGACATTCCTGCCGGCGCGATCACGGCAATGGTTGGCAGGAGTGGGAGCGGTAAAAGCACGTTGATGCATTTGCTGGCAACCCTCGATCAACCGGATTCCGGAGAAGTCTTCTTCCAGGGAGAGCGAATCGATAACGCCAGTCGTCGCCGCCGCGATGCGTTTCGCAACCGTGATATCGGGATCATCTTTCAGTTCTACCACTTGCTTCCAGAATTGTCCGCTTTGGAAAATGTGCTCGCATCGACCATGATCGGGCAAAGCGTTTGGTCCTACATGTCCAACCGCCGGAAGACTCGAGCCCGAGCGGAAGAATTGCTCGAACGAGTCGGTCTGACTCATCGACGGACGCACAAACCATGCGAAATGAGCGGGGGAGAGATGCAGCGTGCAGCCATCGCTAGGGCGTTGATGTCGGAGCCCTCGGTACTGTTAGCGGATGAACCAACGGGGAACCTCGACTCCGAAACGGGCCTGGAAATTTTGAGCCTGCTAAAGGGCCTGAATCGTGAAGAAGGGCTGACGATCGTGATGGTCACCCACGATGACAGCATCGCAAATGATGCGGATTTCGCGGTCCGGATGGAAAACGGATCGGTGGCTCCGAAAGCCCTTGCCGAAGTCGCGTAG
- the ilvE gene encoding branched-chain-amino-acid transaminase → MALKVFINGELFDKDDAKISVFDHGLLFGDGIFEGMRAYSGKVFEMGPHLDRLWESARAIHLEIPGTKDEMAAAVNQTLQANELSDAYVRLIVTRGTGTLGLDAHLCKNPQVIIITDKISLYPEKFYEEGLDLVTAATIRNHPAALSPRVKSLNYLNNILAKIEGARAGCVEALMLNHKGEVAECTGDNIFIVRKGKLLTPPIDAGILEGITRNAVIQLAAKLGIECLEQPFTRHDVFVCDECFLTGSAAEVIPVVRLDDRSIGDGKPGPMTQQLRKAFTALVHGS, encoded by the coding sequence ATGGCTCTGAAAGTATTTATCAACGGTGAATTGTTCGACAAAGATGACGCCAAAATCAGCGTTTTCGATCATGGCCTGCTGTTCGGGGACGGGATTTTTGAGGGCATGCGTGCCTACAGCGGAAAAGTCTTTGAAATGGGGCCGCACCTAGACCGTTTGTGGGAATCGGCTCGAGCCATCCATCTGGAAATCCCTGGGACCAAAGATGAAATGGCTGCCGCGGTCAATCAGACCCTGCAGGCGAATGAGTTGAGTGATGCCTATGTGCGTCTGATCGTGACACGAGGAACGGGAACATTGGGCCTGGATGCCCACCTTTGCAAGAATCCGCAGGTGATCATCATCACGGATAAAATCTCGCTATATCCCGAGAAATTCTACGAAGAGGGCTTGGATCTGGTCACCGCTGCGACCATCCGGAACCATCCTGCTGCCCTTAGCCCACGGGTGAAAAGCCTGAATTACCTGAATAATATTCTGGCGAAAATTGAAGGAGCCAGAGCCGGTTGCGTCGAAGCTTTGATGTTGAACCACAAAGGAGAGGTCGCTGAGTGTACCGGGGACAACATTTTTATCGTTCGAAAAGGAAAACTACTGACTCCGCCGATCGATGCTGGGATTCTGGAAGGGATCACCCGCAACGCAGTCATCCAGCTGGCCGCAAAGCTGGGGATCGAGTGTTTGGAGCAGCCTTTTACCCGTCATGATGTGTTCGTGTGCGACGAATGTTTTCTCACCGGGAGTGCCGCGGAAGTGATTCCCGTTGTCCGGTTGGACGATCGAAGCATCGGCGACGGCAAGCCCGGGCCGATGACGCAACAGCTGCGTAAGGCGTTTACCGCATTGGTTCACGGTTCCTAG
- a CDS encoding nucleotide sugar dehydrogenase, with product MSNSPSSSPAAAHEVLLERIESKKAVVGVIGLGYVGLPLIDAFTKAGFTCQGFDVDPKKIETLESGKSYIKHVADTTIAGWLEAKRFSATADMQKLSEPDVLLICVPTPLTDARDPDLKYVTGTCEAIAANLKPGQLVVLESTTYPTTTRDVMVPILESSGLKAGKDFFVAYSPEREDPGNPSFSAAQIPKVVGGIDAHSRDVAEALYGAAVAGTVTVSSCEVAEAAKVLENIYRAVNIALVNELKVLFDAIDIDVWEVIDAAKTKPFGFQAFYPGPGLGGHCIPIDPFYLSWLARKHGQTTRFIELAGEVNTSMPGYVIRRLAEFLNDAAKPIKGSKICLLGVAYKKDVDDPRESPSFVLLESLLQRGADLTYSDPHVPTLPKMRHHDVPAMVSQELTPEFLAQQDCVLIATDHTAFDYEMIVKHAQMVVDTRNATVKVLTNRDKIHKT from the coding sequence ATGTCCAATTCACCCTCCTCGTCACCAGCGGCTGCGCACGAAGTCCTGCTCGAAAGAATTGAATCGAAAAAGGCCGTTGTGGGGGTGATTGGACTGGGGTATGTCGGATTGCCGTTGATCGACGCTTTCACAAAGGCTGGCTTCACTTGCCAGGGGTTTGACGTCGACCCCAAGAAAATCGAAACTTTGGAATCGGGCAAAAGCTATATCAAACATGTCGCAGATACGACGATCGCCGGCTGGTTGGAAGCGAAGCGTTTTTCAGCGACCGCTGACATGCAGAAACTGTCCGAACCGGATGTTCTTTTAATCTGTGTTCCAACCCCTTTGACCGATGCCCGGGATCCCGATCTGAAGTATGTCACGGGAACCTGCGAAGCGATCGCGGCGAATCTAAAACCGGGGCAATTGGTTGTGCTGGAAAGCACGACCTACCCGACGACCACTCGCGATGTCATGGTTCCGATTTTGGAATCTAGCGGTCTGAAGGCGGGAAAGGACTTTTTCGTCGCCTACAGTCCTGAACGAGAAGACCCAGGTAATCCAAGTTTTTCAGCCGCTCAAATTCCCAAGGTGGTTGGTGGGATCGATGCCCATAGCCGAGACGTGGCGGAGGCGTTGTACGGGGCCGCCGTTGCCGGCACGGTCACCGTCAGTAGCTGCGAAGTCGCTGAAGCGGCAAAAGTGCTTGAGAATATTTACCGAGCGGTCAACATCGCATTGGTAAACGAATTAAAAGTTTTGTTTGATGCGATCGATATCGACGTTTGGGAAGTGATTGATGCCGCCAAAACGAAACCTTTTGGTTTCCAGGCGTTCTATCCTGGCCCTGGGCTGGGCGGACACTGCATCCCAATCGATCCTTTTTACCTTTCTTGGCTTGCAAGAAAACATGGGCAGACGACCCGTTTTATCGAGCTGGCGGGTGAAGTAAACACTTCGATGCCTGGGTATGTGATCCGTCGCCTGGCTGAATTCTTGAATGACGCTGCGAAACCGATCAAGGGAAGTAAAATCTGTTTGTTGGGTGTCGCCTACAAGAAGGACGTGGATGATCCGCGGGAGAGTCCGTCGTTTGTTCTGCTGGAATCCTTGCTGCAGCGTGGGGCGGATCTAACTTATAGCGATCCTCATGTCCCCACATTGCCGAAAATGAGGCACCATGATGTCCCTGCGATGGTCAGCCAAGAATTGACGCCCGAATTTTTGGCTCAGCAAGATTGCGTGTTGATCGCCACCGATCACACGGCGTTTGATTACGAAATGATCGTAAAGCATGCTCAGATGGTCGTTGACACACGGAACGCCACGGTGAAGGTTCTGACCAACCGAGATAAGATTCACAAGACTTAA
- the cysN gene encoding sulfate adenylyltransferase subunit CysN, protein MSHQSDLIATDIDAYLKQHEHKQLLRFITCGSVDDGKSTLIGRLLFDSKMLYEDELSKIESDSVTQGSAGGKFDPALATDGLKEEREQGITIDVAYRYFSTAKRKFIIADTPGHEQYTRNMATGASTADLAVILIDARHGVLTQTRRHSFIVSLLGIRHVVVAVNKMDLVDFSEERFEEICRDYRAFAARLDLPDLHFIPISALNGDNVVDESPSTPWYTGSTLMNFLESVYIGSDRNLRDFRMPVQYVNRPNLDFRGFCGTIASGIIRTGEPVTILPSQQTSKIKSIETFAGPIDEAYAPLAVTLTLEDEIDASRGDMIVRSGNIPRSSDSINAMVVWMNQDPMLPGKTYLFKHTTQTLPGSIETLNYKIDVNTLHRSPTPQLALNEIGRVSVSLNHPIHFDAYRRNHNTGSFIIIDRLTNATVGAGMILDGTTDPKHTAIWDDETSEATGSDDGSVPNVGSEEREARFGQKPATILLTGLTGSGKSTVASACERKLFDSGRAVAVIDGERVRAGLSRDLGFSAKDRSENLRRSAFLAQTLNDAGILCIAAFVAPNESVRQKAASVVGNDRFLVVHVATPLETCRERDTKGQYAQADAGKLQDFPGVTAPYEVPDAADLVINPAEDSLDDCVSAILELLREKEFIR, encoded by the coding sequence ATGTCGCACCAATCCGACCTGATCGCCACCGACATCGACGCCTACCTGAAGCAGCACGAACATAAGCAGTTGCTTCGCTTTATCACCTGTGGAAGCGTGGATGACGGCAAAAGCACGCTCATTGGGCGGCTGCTTTTCGATTCCAAGATGCTGTACGAAGACGAACTTTCCAAGATTGAATCGGATTCGGTGACGCAAGGATCGGCCGGCGGCAAATTTGACCCCGCCCTCGCTACCGACGGCCTGAAAGAAGAACGCGAACAAGGCATCACGATCGATGTCGCCTATCGCTACTTCAGCACGGCAAAACGCAAGTTCATCATCGCGGACACCCCGGGACATGAACAATACACGCGTAACATGGCCACCGGAGCCAGCACGGCCGACTTGGCCGTGATCCTGATCGATGCGCGACATGGTGTCCTCACCCAAACACGTCGCCACAGTTTTATTGTTTCACTACTGGGAATTCGCCACGTCGTTGTTGCCGTCAACAAGATGGACTTGGTCGATTTCAGCGAAGAGCGTTTTGAAGAAATCTGCCGTGATTACCGGGCATTTGCTGCCCGCCTGGACCTGCCAGATCTCCACTTCATCCCGATCAGCGCCCTCAACGGCGACAACGTTGTCGATGAAAGCCCATCCACGCCGTGGTATACCGGCAGCACGCTGATGAATTTCCTGGAATCGGTTTACATCGGCTCCGATCGGAATCTGCGGGACTTCCGGATGCCGGTTCAGTATGTGAATCGACCCAACCTAGACTTCCGCGGTTTCTGTGGGACGATCGCATCGGGAATCATCCGCACCGGCGAACCGGTCACGATCCTGCCCAGCCAGCAGACCTCCAAAATTAAGTCGATCGAAACGTTTGCCGGCCCAATCGACGAAGCCTACGCTCCGCTGGCCGTGACGCTGACCCTTGAAGACGAAATTGACGCCAGCCGAGGCGACATGATCGTTCGTAGCGGGAACATTCCGCGATCAAGCGATTCGATCAATGCAATGGTCGTATGGATGAACCAGGATCCCATGCTTCCAGGGAAAACGTATCTGTTCAAACATACGACGCAGACCCTGCCCGGCAGCATTGAAACCCTTAATTACAAAATCGACGTCAATACGCTGCATCGCAGCCCGACGCCGCAGCTGGCCCTTAACGAAATCGGTCGCGTCAGCGTCTCTTTGAACCATCCGATTCACTTCGATGCTTACCGCCGCAACCACAACACCGGGTCGTTCATCATTATTGACCGTCTGACCAATGCAACGGTTGGCGCGGGAATGATCTTAGACGGGACAACCGATCCAAAACACACCGCGATCTGGGATGACGAAACCAGCGAAGCGACCGGTTCCGACGATGGGTCGGTCCCCAACGTCGGCAGCGAAGAACGAGAAGCTCGATTTGGCCAAAAACCAGCGACGATCTTGCTTACCGGCCTAACGGGAAGCGGTAAATCAACGGTTGCCTCGGCCTGTGAACGAAAACTGTTTGATTCCGGTCGTGCCGTTGCGGTTATCGATGGCGAACGCGTTCGCGCCGGGCTTAGCCGCGACCTAGGCTTCTCCGCCAAAGATCGCAGCGAAAACCTACGACGGTCCGCGTTCCTTGCCCAAACCCTGAACGATGCCGGAATCCTCTGCATCGCAGCGTTTGTTGCCCCCAACGAATCGGTTCGCCAGAAAGCTGCTAGCGTCGTCGGAAACGACCGTTTCCTCGTCGTTCATGTCGCAACTCCTCTGGAAACCTGCCGCGAACGTGATACAAAAGGGCAGTACGCCCAGGCCGACGCAGGGAAGCTTCAGGACTTCCCAGGCGTTACGGCCCCCTACGAAGTTCCGGATGCCGCCGACTTGGTCATCAACCCAGCCGAAGACTCGCTGGACGACTGCGTCAGCGCAATTCTAGAACTACTTCGCGAAAAAGAATTCATTCGATAA
- the cysD gene encoding sulfate adenylyltransferase subunit CysD, with amino-acid sequence MSDYTLTHLKQLEAESIHIIREVVAEFQKPVMLYSVGKDSAVLVHLARKAFAPAKPPFPLMHVDTTWKFKEMIEFREKFAREELGLDLIVHINEEGAKHNIKPWEDSERHTELMKTDGLKQALDKHQFDAAFGGARRDEEKSRAKERVFSFRDKNHRWDPKNQRPELWNLYNARVNKGESIRVFPMSNWTELDVWQYIHLENIPIVPLYFAAVRPVIERNGALIMMDDDRIPLEPGEVVQQRCVRFRTLGCYPLTGAVESSATTLPEIIQEMLLTRTSERQGRVIDQDEGGAGMQKKKERGYF; translated from the coding sequence ATGTCTGACTACACCCTAACTCATCTAAAGCAACTGGAAGCGGAAAGCATCCACATCATTCGTGAAGTGGTCGCTGAATTCCAAAAGCCTGTAATGCTTTATTCCGTTGGCAAAGACTCTGCCGTCCTGGTTCACTTGGCGCGCAAAGCCTTTGCCCCTGCCAAACCTCCCTTTCCTTTAATGCATGTGGACACCACATGGAAATTCAAGGAAATGATCGAATTTCGCGAGAAATTTGCACGCGAGGAGCTCGGATTGGACCTGATCGTCCACATCAATGAAGAGGGTGCCAAGCACAACATCAAACCGTGGGAAGATAGCGAACGCCACACGGAACTGATGAAAACGGATGGACTGAAACAGGCCCTCGACAAACACCAGTTCGATGCCGCCTTCGGTGGAGCTCGCCGCGACGAAGAGAAGAGCCGCGCCAAGGAACGGGTTTTTAGTTTCCGCGACAAAAACCATCGCTGGGACCCCAAGAACCAGCGGCCAGAACTGTGGAATCTGTACAACGCTCGGGTCAACAAAGGCGAATCGATTCGCGTTTTCCCAATGAGCAACTGGACGGAACTGGATGTCTGGCAATACATCCACCTAGAAAACATCCCGATCGTACCCCTTTACTTCGCTGCGGTTCGCCCCGTGATCGAGCGTAACGGTGCGTTGATCATGATGGATGACGATCGTATCCCACTGGAACCAGGGGAAGTGGTGCAGCAACGCTGCGTTCGCTTCCGAACCCTCGGCTGCTACCCACTAACGGGCGCCGTCGAAAGCTCGGCAACCACCCTTCCTGAAATCATTCAGGAAATGCTGCTGACTCGTACAAGTGAACGACAAGGACGTGTGATCGACCAAGACGAAGGCGGAGCCGGAATGCAGAAGAAGAAGGAACGAGGGTACTTTTAG
- a CDS encoding polysaccharide biosynthesis protein, whose amino-acid sequence MAPTNQSPVFFDVSRVRLRRRLKTLLWLIPVLVGSLAGAFFLRFDGQIAPEQQKLLLSALPWVLAVKLGVFMFGRLGRMWHAFVSLHDAIRLTRVTILASLAVAAANYLLNPAQLLPRGVILIDGCLTTLLICGCLTLRRILRERRERRGSRNLGEQEPVIIAGNAVASEVFLRTLKNSTFSKFRPVGLVTDRQRMLHREIAGVPILGLIDDTAAAAEKANASTVLLISGAVPGSKVRNVVEQCKKANINVQVIPDVNRIVDGHVDFQPREVAIEDLLGRETVSLDKERLETWVEGRTVLVTGSCGSIGSELSRQLLSLHPAKLLLLDRSETGQFFLGRELDEAIQANQVEILVADATDPERMEGIFASYEPEIIFHAAAYKHVPLMEQHPGEALKNIVGATRNLADLAQKYDCEAFVMVSTDKAVNPTSVMGCCKRVAELYVQSLNGASPGSVDSQCRFVTVRFGNVLGSAGSVIPVFRQQIAQGGPLTITHPDMTRFFMTIPEASQLVVQAGCVGDGGEIFVLDMGNPVRIMDLAADMVRLSGLELGRDIELQISGLRPGEKLYEELYAEGETQHPTQYAKILVAEGITMSRLQIMRHVKTLLASAELDGIAIRRALKATIPSYRPELLDESDSTAASQEELAFACDAASPHSTKESKKRRPFAA is encoded by the coding sequence ATGGCCCCCACCAACCAATCACCTGTATTTTTCGACGTTTCGCGCGTTCGACTGCGCAGGCGTTTAAAAACCTTACTATGGCTCATTCCTGTTCTCGTCGGCTCGCTTGCAGGAGCCTTCTTTCTCCGTTTCGATGGCCAAATAGCACCGGAACAGCAAAAACTGCTGCTTTCCGCACTCCCTTGGGTGCTTGCCGTCAAACTGGGGGTTTTCATGTTTGGTCGGCTGGGCCGAATGTGGCACGCCTTCGTTTCCCTGCATGATGCGATTCGGCTTACACGCGTTACGATCCTCGCTTCGCTTGCTGTCGCAGCGGCAAACTACCTTCTGAATCCTGCTCAACTATTGCCGCGAGGCGTCATTTTAATTGATGGCTGCCTAACAACCCTGCTAATTTGCGGCTGCCTGACGCTCCGCAGAATCTTGCGAGAACGACGGGAACGCAGGGGCTCACGCAACCTGGGCGAGCAAGAACCGGTCATCATCGCGGGCAATGCTGTTGCAAGCGAGGTTTTCCTTCGCACCCTTAAAAACAGCACCTTCAGCAAGTTTCGTCCGGTGGGACTGGTTACTGATCGCCAACGCATGCTTCACCGAGAAATTGCTGGAGTCCCTATCCTAGGGCTGATCGACGACACCGCAGCGGCAGCCGAAAAAGCCAATGCATCAACGGTACTGCTGATCTCTGGGGCCGTTCCGGGAAGCAAGGTCCGAAACGTCGTCGAACAATGTAAAAAAGCAAACATCAACGTTCAGGTCATCCCAGATGTCAATCGCATTGTCGATGGGCATGTCGATTTCCAGCCGCGGGAAGTCGCTATCGAAGACCTGCTGGGGCGCGAAACCGTCAGCTTAGACAAAGAACGCCTGGAAACCTGGGTCGAAGGGCGAACGGTCTTGGTCACAGGCAGCTGTGGGTCGATCGGCAGTGAATTATCGCGTCAGCTGCTAAGCCTTCATCCAGCAAAACTGTTGCTTCTGGACCGCAGTGAAACGGGTCAGTTCTTCCTGGGACGAGAACTTGACGAAGCGATCCAGGCAAACCAGGTCGAAATCCTGGTCGCCGACGCGACCGACCCCGAGCGTATGGAGGGCATCTTTGCTTCCTACGAACCAGAAATCATCTTTCACGCGGCCGCCTATAAACATGTTCCCCTGATGGAGCAACATCCTGGCGAAGCGTTAAAGAACATTGTTGGTGCCACCCGTAACCTTGCCGACCTGGCTCAGAAGTACGACTGCGAAGCGTTTGTGATGGTCAGCACCGACAAAGCGGTCAATCCGACCAGCGTGATGGGATGCTGCAAACGGGTTGCGGAACTATACGTCCAATCGTTGAACGGAGCGTCTCCTGGAAGTGTTGATTCGCAGTGCAGGTTCGTTACCGTCCGTTTCGGGAACGTGCTTGGTTCGGCAGGAAGCGTCATTCCTGTTTTCCGGCAACAAATTGCCCAAGGCGGTCCGCTAACGATCACCCATCCTGACATGACCCGTTTCTTCATGACCATTCCAGAAGCGAGCCAATTGGTCGTCCAAGCAGGCTGTGTGGGAGACGGAGGGGAAATCTTCGTTCTTGACATGGGAAACCCGGTTCGAATCATGGACCTTGCTGCGGACATGGTCCGGCTGTCAGGTTTAGAATTAGGCCGCGACATCGAATTGCAAATCAGCGGCCTCCGACCAGGCGAAAAGCTTTACGAAGAACTTTACGCGGAGGGGGAAACGCAACATCCGACGCAATACGCCAAAATCCTGGTCGCCGAAGGGATTACAATGTCCAGGCTGCAGATCATGCGTCACGTCAAAACGTTACTGGCGAGCGCCGAATTAGATGGGATTGCCATCCGACGAGCACTCAAAGCAACCATTCCCAGCTATCGCCCCGAACTGCTGGACGAATCGGATTCCACTGCCGCATCCCAGGAAGAATTGGCGTTCGCGTGCGACGCAGCCTCGCCGCATTCGACAAAAGAATCCAAGAAGAGACGACCTTTCGCCGCATAG
- a CDS encoding MSCRAMM family adhesin SdrC, whose protein sequence is MSDHWKSLTRLLGAPDPADPPKKKTPAKPPIAESKEKVEKVEESTSAHLTPPERLENRSGQQASELLSDLTQVPDRESLPGFEVRETAKNASSWDALVQDLGLEDELKEGGSQSPNAEAETEKPAAAVERQAPPEKKSAPKSRRSPAREESSSDSEESEAPAKSSGFGSGLLDSDDPPARPRRRRRSSRKSEPSSQDSASQDSGTKSDIVVQVVPTPELEREEIPSDEELFAGFKGSSRSKPEAAKPEVKPEADRRPRERSDSSRDSGSSDESRGTESRGSESRGRGRGRGRGRDRDESPRRERDAEVSAPRAAKEAELDVDFKEVEVDAPTSRRPRRENRTREDRPREDRPERDRKPAARDTNDDANERSEKESRGSEREESSGRPRRGRRRGQRQAMSVDFAEDAADAPELDSDSDSDFGASIKEESIAASKSLDRIEESDEGDEPPRRRRRRRRGRGRSGRAGEGRQEETEVSESVDSSDVDSGSASDEPVYDDDHEDAEEVTELRRGRRRRSRRPSGDRAESRGNQSDDSPSRASDSDDEDLEPRKERSVTTWNEAVDILISSNLSSRKNGSQGRSRQRSSNGRSR, encoded by the coding sequence ATGTCCGACCATTGGAAGTCGCTAACGCGGCTTCTAGGGGCTCCAGATCCTGCGGATCCCCCCAAGAAGAAGACACCCGCAAAACCACCGATTGCTGAGTCAAAAGAGAAAGTAGAGAAGGTTGAGGAGAGCACTTCCGCCCATTTGACGCCCCCAGAACGACTCGAAAATCGCTCGGGTCAGCAGGCTTCCGAGCTGCTAAGCGATTTGACGCAGGTCCCCGATCGTGAGTCGTTACCCGGGTTCGAAGTTCGGGAAACCGCAAAAAATGCCAGTTCATGGGATGCTCTTGTTCAGGACCTTGGTCTTGAAGACGAATTGAAGGAAGGTGGTTCGCAATCACCAAACGCCGAGGCAGAGACGGAGAAACCTGCAGCCGCAGTGGAGCGGCAAGCTCCACCGGAAAAAAAATCCGCTCCCAAATCAAGGCGATCTCCGGCACGCGAAGAGTCAAGCAGCGATAGCGAAGAGTCGGAAGCACCGGCGAAATCTTCAGGTTTCGGGTCGGGGTTGCTCGATTCAGATGATCCTCCGGCTCGCCCAAGACGACGCCGCCGCAGTTCGCGGAAATCAGAACCAAGTTCCCAGGATTCGGCTTCCCAGGATTCCGGAACCAAGTCGGATATCGTCGTTCAGGTGGTTCCAACGCCCGAATTGGAACGAGAAGAGATTCCGTCGGACGAAGAACTGTTTGCGGGATTCAAAGGCAGCAGTCGGTCCAAGCCGGAAGCCGCAAAGCCAGAAGTGAAGCCTGAGGCTGATCGCCGGCCCCGAGAAAGGTCGGACAGCTCTCGTGACTCTGGCTCCAGTGATGAGTCGCGTGGAACCGAATCACGTGGCAGTGAATCGCGAGGACGCGGTCGCGGGCGTGGCAGGGGACGAGATCGAGATGAATCGCCTCGACGCGAACGTGACGCTGAAGTCAGTGCACCGCGCGCTGCTAAGGAAGCCGAGCTGGACGTCGATTTTAAGGAAGTCGAAGTCGATGCACCTACCTCGCGTCGTCCGCGGCGTGAAAATCGCACCCGTGAAGATCGCCCGCGGGAAGATCGTCCGGAACGTGACCGCAAACCCGCGGCACGTGACACAAATGATGATGCCAACGAACGAAGCGAAAAGGAGTCGAGGGGATCCGAGCGTGAAGAGAGTTCGGGTCGACCCCGTCGAGGTCGCCGACGCGGTCAGCGTCAGGCGATGTCGGTTGATTTTGCTGAGGACGCCGCCGATGCACCTGAATTGGATTCGGATTCCGATTCCGATTTTGGAGCTTCGATCAAAGAAGAGAGCATTGCTGCAAGCAAGTCCTTGGATCGTATTGAGGAATCGGACGAAGGGGATGAACCACCCCGTCGCCGCCGACGACGAAGAAGAGGACGTGGGCGAAGCGGCCGAGCTGGAGAGGGACGGCAGGAAGAGACGGAAGTTTCGGAAAGCGTGGATTCCAGTGATGTCGATTCGGGTTCGGCCTCGGATGAACCCGTTTACGATGATGATCACGAAGATGCGGAAGAGGTCACTGAACTGCGTCGTGGCAGACGTCGACGCTCGCGTCGACCGTCTGGTGATCGCGCTGAAAGCCGAGGGAATCAGAGCGACGATTCGCCTAGTCGTGCTAGCGACAGCGACGACGAAGATCTAGAACCGCGGAAGGAACGTTCGGTCACGACTTGGAACGAAGCGGTTGATATCCTGATCTCTAGCAACCTGTCCAGTCGAAAGAATGGTTCGCAGGGACGGTCGCGGCAGCGGTCGTCAAACGGTCGAAGTCGATAA